A region of Homo sapiens chromosome X, GRCh38.p14 Primary Assembly DNA encodes the following proteins:
- the ATP6AP2 gene encoding renin receptor precursor has product MAVFVVLLALVAGVLGNEFSILKSPGSVVFRNGNWPIPGERIPDVAALSMGFSVKEDLSWPGLAVGNLFHRPRATVMVMVKGVNKLALPPGSVISYPLENAVPFSLDSVANSIHSLFSEETPVVLQLAPSEERVYMVGKANSVFEDLSVTLRQLRNRLFQENSVLSSLPLNSLSRNNEVDLLFLSELQVLHDISSLLSRHKHLAKDHSPDLYSLELAGLDEIGKRYGEDSEQFRDASKILVDALQKFADDMYSLYGGNAVVELVTVKSFDTSLIRKTRTILEAKQAKNPASPYNLAYKYNFEYSVVFNMVLWIMIALALAVIITSYNIWNMDPGYDSIIYRMTNQKIRMD; this is encoded by the exons gTGTTTTGGGGAACGAGTTTAGTATATTAAAATCACCAGGGTCTGTTGTTTTCCGAAATGGAAATTGGCCTATACCAGGAGAGCGGATCCCAGACGTGGCTGCATTGTCCATGGGCTTCTCTGTGAAAgaa GACCTTTCTTGGCCAGGACTCGCAGTGGGTAACCTGTTTCATCGTCCTCGGGCTACCGTCATGGTGATGGTGAAGGGAGTGAACAAACTGGCTCTACCCCCAGGCAGTGTCATTTCGTACCCTTTGGAGAAT GCAGTTCCTTTTAGTCTTGACAGTGTTGCAAATTCCATTCACTCCTTATTTTCTGAGGAAACTCCTGTTGTTTTGCAGTTGGCTCCCAGTGAGGAA AGAGTGTATATGGTAGGGAAGGCAAACTCAGTGTTTGAAGACCTTTCAGTCACCTTGCGCCAGCTCCGTAATCGCCTGTTTCAAGAAAACTCTGTTCTCAGTTCACTCCCCCTCAATTCTCTGAGTAGGAACAATGAA GTTGACCTGCTCTTTCTTTCTGAACTGCAAGTGCTACATGATATTTCAAGCTTG CTGTCTCGTCATAAGCATCTAGCCAAGGATCATTCTCCTGATTTATATTCACTGGAGCTGGCAGGTTTGGATGAAATTGGGAAGCGTTATGGGGAAGACTCTGAACAATTCAGAGATGCTTCTAAGATCCTTGTTGACGCTCTGCAAAAG tttgcagatgacatgtacAGTCTTTATGGTGGGAATGCAGTGGTAGAGTTAGTCACTGTCAAGTCATTTGACACCTCCCTCATTAGGAAGACAAGGACTATCCTTGAGGCAAAACAAGCG AAGAACCCAGCAAGTCCCTATAACCTTGCATATAAGTATAATTTTGAATATTCCGTGGTTTTCAACATGGTACTTTGGATAATGATCGCCTTGGCCTTGGCTGTGATTATCACCTCTTACAATATTTGGAACATGGATCCTGGATATGATAGCATCATTTATAGGATGACAAACCAGAAGATTCGAATGGATTGA